The Spirosoma radiotolerans genome has a window encoding:
- a CDS encoding TapB family protein: MKTLLLSLLLAAITWNSSLAQACMGMNFKSGMSFELSQFNAKDKPIGKINYQVKDVHKEGSSTVMDITAQVEDEKGKQRPPYTIHYTCTGDELIADMSGMMQAMQNGGMKDMEMKLKTNKLVYPGKLSVGQKLSDGQMEVEMNTSGNTMMTMNMIMANRQVESQAPLTTPAGTFNAYKISSDMNMENRVMGMPIRSTMHIVSYRTDNQLFDIKSETYNKSGKLMGYSLLTKTN, encoded by the coding sequence ATGAAAACACTGCTTCTTTCATTACTTCTGGCCGCGATTACATGGAATTCAAGTCTGGCACAAGCCTGTATGGGCATGAATTTTAAGTCGGGAATGAGCTTCGAGTTGAGCCAGTTCAATGCTAAAGACAAGCCCATTGGCAAAATTAATTATCAGGTTAAAGATGTTCATAAAGAAGGCAGCTCGACGGTTATGGATATTACGGCTCAGGTAGAGGATGAAAAAGGGAAACAACGCCCACCTTACACCATTCACTATACCTGTACGGGCGACGAACTGATAGCCGATATGTCGGGCATGATGCAGGCCATGCAGAACGGCGGCATGAAAGACATGGAAATGAAGCTAAAAACCAACAAGCTCGTTTATCCAGGCAAGCTGAGTGTAGGTCAAAAATTGAGTGACGGCCAGATGGAGGTCGAAATGAACACAAGTGGCAACACAATGATGACGATGAACATGATCATGGCAAATCGTCAGGTAGAAAGCCAGGCCCCATTGACAACACCCGCTGGCACGTTCAATGCCTACAAAATTTCGTCGGACATGAACATGGAAAACAGAGTAATGGGCATGCCGATTCGAAGCACCATGCATATTGTTAGCTACCGTACTGATAATCAGCTGTTCGACATAAAATCAGAGACGTACAATAAAAGCGGCAAGCTGATGGGCTACTCGCTGCTGACTAAAACGAACTGA
- a CDS encoding MerC domain-containing protein: protein MKIDTLSRKADYIGITGSVLCIIHCLITPILLLTSSVFQNSTLRVGYLSLDYVFIGVNIVAVYFATRHYAAPAIKKSLWGFLALFTVALLLEDVAPFFEYLAYAASAGLVITHLINIKQHRLNHTH from the coding sequence ATGAAGATAGATACTCTCTCCCGCAAAGCTGACTATATTGGCATAACCGGTTCGGTGCTGTGCATTATTCACTGCCTGATCACTCCTATCCTGTTGCTAACTAGCTCCGTTTTTCAGAACTCAACGCTCCGCGTTGGCTATTTGAGTCTGGACTATGTATTTATCGGCGTAAACATCGTAGCCGTTTATTTCGCTACCCGACATTACGCGGCTCCGGCCATTAAAAAAAGTCTTTGGGGATTCTTAGCTCTCTTTACGGTTGCCCTTTTGCTGGAAGACGTAGCGCCCTTTTTCGAGTACCTCGCCTACGCGGCATCCGCCGGTCTTGTCATCACGCACCTGATCAATATCAAACAGCACAGGCTGAATCATACGCATTAG
- a CDS encoding cytochrome-c peroxidase: MSSLRTISLKRVGLTASVCLFVLAIACQTNKGGEPTPEPNPPTPGGITYQTTPVAFRKPANFPDVAYDLSQNPLTVEGVALGKALFYDPALSRDTTISCGFCHQQFAGFGHSDHPLSHGIGGKFGTRNVPGLQNLAWSREFFWDGGVTNLDELPISPIQNPVEMDLKFSDALNRAQKSPKYPPMFKAAFGSDTVTTARFLKAISQFLLTLVSADSRYDKYVRKEAGGDLSTDELAGLSLFQQKCAACHATDLFTDKSYRNNGLPAASNGINDQGRYTITLNEADRLKFKVPSLRNVEKTFPYMHDGRFATLDQVLNHYTTGVKDSPSLDPLLKANGQLGIALTDTEKKQVIAFLRTLTDDTFINNRAFSAN, from the coding sequence ATGAGCTCGTTACGCACGATATCGCTAAAGCGGGTTGGCTTAACGGCCAGCGTCTGTTTATTTGTTCTGGCCATTGCCTGCCAAACCAATAAGGGAGGTGAACCAACGCCTGAGCCCAATCCGCCCACGCCAGGAGGAATCACGTATCAAACAACCCCCGTAGCGTTTCGGAAGCCAGCTAATTTTCCCGATGTCGCTTACGATTTAAGCCAGAATCCACTCACTGTCGAAGGGGTAGCCCTGGGCAAGGCCTTGTTCTACGATCCGGCCCTCTCGCGCGACACAACCATTAGCTGCGGATTCTGTCACCAGCAGTTTGCGGGCTTTGGCCACTCCGACCACCCACTTAGTCATGGCATTGGCGGAAAATTTGGTACGCGTAATGTACCGGGCTTGCAAAATCTGGCCTGGAGCCGGGAGTTCTTTTGGGATGGGGGCGTTACGAACCTGGATGAGTTGCCTATATCGCCAATCCAGAATCCAGTAGAAATGGATTTGAAATTTTCGGACGCTTTGAACCGGGCCCAGAAAAGCCCGAAATATCCGCCGATGTTCAAAGCAGCCTTTGGGTCAGACACGGTGACGACGGCGCGCTTTCTGAAAGCCATTTCGCAGTTTTTACTGACCCTCGTTTCGGCCGATTCACGGTACGACAAATATGTGCGGAAAGAAGCTGGGGGTGATCTGAGTACTGATGAACTGGCGGGGTTGTCTTTGTTTCAGCAAAAATGTGCGGCCTGTCATGCCACCGACTTATTCACCGACAAGAGTTACCGTAACAATGGGCTACCAGCCGCCAGTAACGGCATAAACGATCAGGGGAGATACACCATTACGCTGAACGAAGCCGACCGATTGAAGTTCAAGGTGCCTAGTTTACGTAATGTAGAGAAAACGTTTCCCTACATGCACGATGGTCGTTTTGCTACGCTGGATCAGGTGCTGAACCATTATACAACGGGTGTTAAGGACAGCCCATCGCTCGATCCGCTCCTGAAAGCCAACGGACAGCTCGGCATTGCCCTGACCGACACCGAAAAAAAACAGGTCATCGCCTTCCTGCGCACCCTGACCGATGATACATTCATCAATAACCGGGCATTCAGCGCAAACTAA
- a CDS encoding MbnP family protein: MKKTITVGLLASVALGLAVFACNTNDPSINPVSTGRLRVSFDNVAGTSDLALGSGTYQNAVGESFAVTKFNYFVSNIRLRKEDGNDYVVPQDSSYFLIQEEKPASQTITLANIPTGNYTGITFTVGVDSLRSLADISKRTGVLDPGLNDGMYWEWNSGYIFLKLEGTSAVAPAAQNNAFYYHIGGFGGGYNGKKTINNLRTITVPFKTDVANVQATMTPSVQLKTDVLALFNGSTKLSIAQNPSVMFDAYSTNIADNYAQMFSYVRLQPNQ; this comes from the coding sequence ATGAAAAAGACCATTACTGTTGGGTTGCTGGCCAGTGTCGCTTTAGGACTGGCCGTTTTTGCCTGTAATACAAACGACCCATCTATAAATCCCGTGTCCACGGGTCGTTTGCGCGTATCTTTCGATAACGTAGCCGGCACGTCGGATCTGGCGCTTGGTTCGGGCACGTATCAGAATGCCGTTGGCGAGTCGTTTGCCGTTACCAAATTCAATTATTTTGTGAGTAACATCCGCCTTCGTAAAGAGGATGGCAACGATTACGTAGTGCCGCAGGATAGCAGTTACTTCCTGATTCAGGAAGAAAAGCCAGCCTCACAAACCATCACACTGGCCAATATCCCGACGGGCAATTATACGGGTATAACCTTCACCGTTGGGGTCGATAGCCTGCGTAGCCTGGCAGACATCAGTAAGCGCACGGGTGTGCTCGATCCGGGGCTCAACGACGGAATGTACTGGGAGTGGAACTCCGGCTATATCTTCCTAAAGCTGGAAGGTACATCAGCAGTGGCGCCAGCCGCCCAGAATAACGCATTTTACTACCACATTGGCGGATTTGGCGGTGGCTATAACGGGAAGAAAACAATCAACAACCTGCGTACGATTACAGTCCCCTTTAAAACGGACGTAGCCAATGTGCAAGCTACTATGACGCCATCCGTGCAGCTAAAAACGGATGTACTGGCGCTTTTCAATGGCTCAACCAAGTTGAGTATTGCCCAAAATCCATCCGTGATGTTTGATGCATATTCAACCAATATTGCGGATAATTATGCACAGATGTTTAGTTACGTCCGTCTGCAGCCTAATCAATGA
- a CDS encoding sugar phosphate isomerase/epimerase family protein: MIRKTLLSILFLAGSWTIQAQPFGKLVQKTPGIVSYTLRDSFGKDVPGTLDKIKAWGITDIEFSSLFGKTAPELRALLDQRGLKCSSYGVSYDAIDQKPDSILQNAQALGVQYIRIGSIPHKTAATLEMMQKAAEVFNRFGKKAHEKGIMFCYHNHGFEFQPYENGTLFDYLVKETNPEYVGYEMDVTWTYLPGQDPAALLTKYPKRFRLIHLKDVQKGVARSDKGSMANEQSVVLGTGQIDWPAVLKAARKSSIAHFYIEDESKAAEQQVPQSLAYLKSL; encoded by the coding sequence ATGATACGTAAAACCCTGTTGTCAATTCTATTTCTGGCTGGTTCATGGACTATTCAGGCGCAACCTTTTGGTAAACTTGTTCAGAAAACGCCCGGTATCGTTTCCTATACCCTGCGTGATAGCTTTGGTAAAGATGTTCCCGGCACGTTAGATAAGATCAAAGCCTGGGGTATTACGGATATTGAGTTTTCGAGCCTTTTTGGCAAAACGGCGCCTGAACTTCGTGCACTCCTCGATCAGCGCGGACTTAAGTGCAGTAGTTATGGCGTGAGCTACGATGCCATTGATCAAAAGCCGGATTCAATCCTGCAAAATGCGCAGGCGCTGGGCGTTCAGTACATCCGTATTGGGTCGATTCCGCACAAGACGGCTGCCACACTGGAGATGATGCAGAAAGCCGCTGAGGTATTCAATCGCTTTGGCAAGAAAGCACACGAAAAAGGCATCATGTTCTGCTACCACAATCACGGGTTTGAATTTCAACCGTATGAAAACGGTACGCTGTTCGATTACCTGGTGAAGGAAACGAACCCTGAGTATGTGGGCTATGAGATGGATGTAACCTGGACCTATTTGCCAGGACAAGACCCAGCTGCGTTATTAACCAAGTACCCCAAACGGTTTCGGCTCATTCACCTGAAAGACGTTCAAAAAGGTGTTGCCCGCAGTGATAAAGGAAGCATGGCCAACGAACAATCAGTAGTGCTGGGAACGGGCCAAATTGATTGGCCTGCTGTTTTGAAAGCCGCTCGCAAGAGTTCAATTGCTCACTTTTATATCGAAGACGAAAGCAAGGCCGCCGAACAGCAGGTGCCACAGAGTTTAGCGTATCTGAAAAGTTTATAA
- a CDS encoding DUF1059 domain-containing protein, producing the protein MKTLHCRDAGFDCEAVVKATTEEEVLNQAAVHAQTVHGVTVTPELAAGIKSLIRDEPA; encoded by the coding sequence ATGAAGACGTTACACTGCCGAGACGCTGGCTTCGATTGTGAAGCCGTAGTAAAAGCAACAACCGAAGAGGAAGTTTTAAACCAGGCGGCCGTACACGCTCAGACTGTTCATGGTGTCACGGTCACACCTGAACTAGCGGCTGGCATAAAAAGTCTGATTCGAGATGAACCAGCCTAA
- a CDS encoding ScyD/ScyE family protein, which produces MKRKVGLYTSLVSILFITSCQDHRIPASPDPTFAVVPLTTGLAAPISVETDASGRIFVAEQGTGNNDGSVSEITPDGKKHPIVTGIYSQTNNTGDLDAVDHLLVADGMLYFLNPKGLCKVNLATYKTDVTPTIPFSSLVPENIQKFVIDYSFTNDTGESHLYNLTLGPDGALYITDAAANAIVRRSKTGELSIVTDVPGIVNPNPSGPPPGPPFIQSVPTCITYDGRQFLISTLLGFPFPAGKAIVYQMDLTGKLSIYQQAFNSLVDVENDGNGKPLVLEYAVFGPMGFTPKTGRLLRANGTGSTVLLDKLNLPTDLKLTNSHTAYITSMGDGALLKVTF; this is translated from the coding sequence ATGAAGCGCAAAGTAGGGCTATACACCAGCCTGGTGTCTATACTTTTCATTACCAGTTGCCAGGATCATCGCATACCGGCTTCTCCAGACCCCACGTTCGCGGTCGTTCCACTAACGACAGGCCTAGCGGCTCCCATTAGTGTAGAGACGGATGCAAGTGGGCGTATTTTTGTCGCCGAGCAAGGTACCGGCAACAATGATGGCTCCGTATCTGAAATTACACCGGACGGCAAGAAGCATCCAATTGTTACGGGCATCTATTCCCAAACCAATAACACAGGCGACCTCGATGCTGTCGATCATTTGCTGGTTGCCGATGGAATGCTTTACTTCTTAAATCCTAAAGGACTTTGTAAAGTCAACCTCGCAACATATAAAACCGATGTAACGCCCACCATACCGTTTTCCAGCCTGGTACCCGAAAACATCCAAAAATTTGTCATCGACTACAGTTTTACAAACGATACCGGCGAATCACACCTGTACAATTTAACCCTTGGCCCCGATGGTGCGCTTTACATTACCGACGCAGCTGCAAACGCCATCGTCCGCCGATCGAAAACCGGTGAGTTGAGCATAGTAACAGACGTACCGGGTATTGTCAATCCAAATCCGTCGGGTCCTCCTCCTGGCCCACCGTTCATTCAATCGGTGCCTACATGCATCACCTACGACGGTCGCCAGTTTCTGATTAGCACCCTGTTGGGTTTCCCTTTTCCGGCTGGTAAGGCAATTGTTTATCAGATGGACCTGACAGGAAAACTTAGTATTTATCAGCAAGCGTTCAACAGCCTGGTCGACGTGGAGAACGATGGCAACGGCAAACCGCTGGTACTCGAATATGCGGTATTTGGGCCAATGGGTTTCACGCCAAAAACGGGCCGTTTACTGCGGGCCAACGGAACAGGCAGCACTGTTTTACTCGATAAACTGAACCTGCCAACCGATTTGAAATTGACTAACAGCCATACGGCCTATATAACCAGTATGGGCGACGGAGCATTGTTAAAAGTCACCTTTTAA
- a CDS encoding alpha/beta hydrolase family protein encodes MKLTSIRYLFLLLFTLGAACHTIAQTPDNTFVNGDLLPNSPELSGRGTYGVGVRTLKVVHKDQVDVLHMKEGKHPLYDRSLTLEIWYPARISASKPAMVTYESVLGRSNDPKRPLIPFTFMGRASRDAEPDVSGGAYPLVIVSHGYLGSRLLLTYLTENLASKGYVVVAIDHTESTYSDAAGFPSTLMNRALDDLFVLNEMARLSAKSSNTFVAGLLNADNTALVGYSMGGYGALNAVGAGYSPQAVKLFGQLAGGSTALEVRAMDSPAYKASLDPRIKAVVAFAPWGMERGFWDAAGLAGLTLPTLFVAGSKDDVSGYEKGIKAIYDGAVNADRYLLTYVNARHNVAPNPPPIASLQPGVSPDEYMHYAEPAWNEHRINNINQHFVTAFLGIHLKKMDYAKYLNLPETDAGGPWTGFKPRMSVGLEMRHALKP; translated from the coding sequence GTGAAATTAACGTCTATTCGTTACCTGTTTCTCCTGCTCTTTACGCTGGGAGCGGCCTGCCATACCATCGCTCAAACTCCTGACAATACCTTTGTCAATGGTGATCTATTGCCTAATTCGCCCGAGCTGTCGGGCCGTGGTACTTACGGCGTTGGCGTGCGCACCCTGAAAGTGGTTCATAAAGACCAGGTCGATGTGCTGCACATGAAAGAGGGCAAGCACCCGCTATACGACCGTTCCCTTACCCTTGAAATCTGGTATCCGGCTCGTATTTCGGCCAGTAAACCGGCTATGGTTACGTACGAATCGGTGCTGGGCCGGTCCAATGATCCTAAACGTCCGCTTATTCCATTCACATTCATGGGGCGGGCCAGTCGTGATGCTGAACCAGATGTCAGCGGAGGAGCCTATCCATTGGTTATCGTCTCACACGGTTACCTTGGCTCACGGCTGCTGCTTACCTACCTGACCGAAAATCTGGCTTCGAAAGGCTATGTGGTCGTTGCCATCGACCATACGGAATCGACCTACAGCGATGCCGCCGGATTTCCCAGTACCCTGATGAACCGGGCACTCGATGATCTGTTTGTGCTGAACGAAATGGCCCGGCTAAGTGCAAAGAGCAGCAATACTTTTGTGGCCGGGTTGCTGAATGCCGATAATACGGCCCTGGTTGGCTACTCGATGGGTGGCTATGGGGCACTCAATGCCGTAGGAGCGGGTTACAGCCCGCAGGCCGTCAAGCTATTCGGCCAGCTTGCCGGAGGTAGTACGGCTCTTGAGGTTCGGGCGATGGACTCCCCAGCGTATAAGGCATCTCTGGACCCGCGTATAAAAGCGGTCGTTGCCTTTGCGCCCTGGGGCATGGAACGGGGTTTTTGGGATGCTGCCGGACTGGCGGGGTTAACTTTACCCACGTTATTTGTGGCGGGTAGTAAAGACGATGTATCGGGTTACGAAAAAGGCATAAAAGCTATTTACGATGGTGCCGTCAACGCGGATCGTTATTTGTTGACCTACGTCAATGCCCGGCACAATGTGGCTCCCAATCCTCCACCAATAGCCTCCTTACAACCCGGTGTATCGCCTGATGAATACATGCATTATGCCGAACCAGCCTGGAACGAACACCGAATCAATAACATCAACCAACACTTTGTGACGGCATTTTTGGGCATACACCTCAAAAAAATGGATTACGCGAAGTATCTAAATCTCCCCGAAACAGACGCTGGCGGACCCTGGACGGGCTTCAAACCCCGAATGTCTGTCGGCCTGGAAATGCGCCATGCCCTGAAGCCTTAG
- the thiM gene encoding hydroxyethylthiazole kinase, with product MTQSPQSIWTDVERIRAQAPLIHNITNFVVMNNTANALLALGASPAMVHAPEEVEDFIDISSALVVNIGTLDATFVAGMRLAMRKARTLGKPIVFDPVGVGATAYRNQISEELLTVAAPDVIRGNASEIMALAGLNAQTKGVDSLYGSEAAIDAARRLSSVWGSVVVISGEKDYIIHGDKTAVVANGHPLMTKVTGMGCTATALTGAFAAVNADYFLAATHAMAVMGIAGELAVAKKSSPGSLQVNFLDTLYELTETSISNRLQLTEA from the coding sequence ATGACCCAATCTCCTCAATCAATCTGGACCGACGTTGAGCGTATTCGCGCTCAGGCCCCGCTTATTCATAACATTACCAATTTCGTGGTCATGAACAATACCGCCAATGCGCTACTAGCTTTAGGAGCCTCACCCGCCATGGTGCATGCCCCCGAAGAAGTCGAAGATTTTATTGATATTTCCTCGGCCCTGGTCGTCAATATCGGCACGCTGGATGCAACGTTCGTGGCGGGTATGCGACTGGCCATGCGTAAGGCCAGAACCTTAGGCAAACCCATCGTTTTCGATCCGGTTGGCGTGGGCGCTACCGCCTACCGCAATCAGATTAGTGAAGAACTACTGACTGTGGCGGCACCGGATGTGATTCGGGGAAATGCCTCTGAAATTATGGCGCTGGCGGGCCTTAACGCCCAAACCAAAGGCGTCGACAGCCTGTACGGCTCCGAAGCGGCCATTGACGCGGCCCGCAGGCTAAGCTCCGTTTGGGGAAGCGTGGTGGTCATCAGTGGCGAAAAAGACTATATCATTCATGGCGATAAAACAGCCGTGGTTGCCAACGGACATCCTCTGATGACCAAAGTAACCGGCATGGGTTGCACGGCCACTGCCCTGACGGGTGCTTTTGCTGCCGTCAACGCCGATTATTTCCTGGCGGCTACGCACGCCATGGCCGTTATGGGCATTGCGGGGGAACTGGCGGTCGCTAAAAAATCGTCGCCGGGTAGCCTGCAGGTCAACTTTCTGGATACCTTATATGAGTTGACTGAAACGAGTATCAGCAATCGCCTTCAACTGACTGAAGCGTGA
- the thiE gene encoding thiamine phosphate synthase: MNRLYLVTDSAIARQAGHTLPFVVEEACRAGVRWVQLREKDLSTRAFLDLGFALKRITQTYNATLIINDRVDIALAIDADGVHVGQDDMPHEIVRSLVGPDKIIGLSINNLAELEAARGADLDYLGIATVFPTGTKQDTSSLLGLDGLRAICQQTTLPTFAIGGINATNIQSVRQAGVSGAAVVSAICGQPSPYEATRELIHLTNS; this comes from the coding sequence GTGAACAGACTTTATTTGGTAACCGACAGCGCCATTGCCCGGCAGGCGGGTCACACGCTCCCCTTCGTGGTGGAAGAAGCCTGCCGGGCTGGGGTCCGGTGGGTACAGTTGCGGGAGAAAGACCTTTCCACCCGCGCTTTTCTCGACCTTGGCTTCGCGCTCAAACGCATCACTCAGACCTACAACGCTACCCTCATTATCAATGATCGGGTTGATATCGCCCTCGCCATCGATGCCGATGGTGTGCATGTTGGGCAGGATGATATGCCGCATGAGATCGTCCGTTCGCTGGTCGGGCCAGACAAAATCATTGGTCTGTCGATCAATAATTTAGCTGAACTGGAAGCCGCTCGCGGGGCTGATCTGGATTACCTCGGCATTGCCACCGTTTTCCCAACCGGCACCAAGCAGGATACATCCAGCCTGTTGGGGCTGGATGGCTTACGGGCTATTTGTCAGCAGACTACTTTGCCAACGTTTGCGATTGGCGGTATCAATGCCACCAATATTCAATCTGTTCGTCAGGCCGGGGTTTCGGGGGCGGCTGTGGTTTCAGCCATTTGCGGGCAACCGTCTCCGTACGAGGCCACCCGCGAACTCATCCATCTAACAAACTCATGA
- the thiD gene encoding bifunctional hydroxymethylpyrimidine kinase/phosphomethylpyrimidine kinase has protein sequence MKTYARALTIAGSDSGGGAGIQADLKTFAALGCYGLSVITALTAQNTQAVTGIMPVSPTFIAEQMSAVLSDIGADAVKIGMLHSAEVIEQVAKTLVQFGVKTIVLDPVMVAKSGDKLLQDEAVDALKTHLLPIASVITPNLPEASVLLGRPVETFAEMEQAAIDLSTLCPGAILVKGGHLPTAESTDLLYLSPSEQHWFPTSRIQTDNSHGTGCTLSSAIAAGLAKGLSVVDAVATAKDYLTQALRVGAVYKLGHGHGPVHHFFNIWQ, from the coding sequence ATGAAAACATACGCACGTGCCCTAACGATTGCAGGATCTGATAGTGGTGGTGGAGCTGGTATTCAGGCCGATCTCAAAACATTCGCGGCTCTGGGCTGCTATGGCCTGTCGGTGATTACTGCGCTGACAGCCCAGAATACACAAGCCGTCACGGGTATAATGCCTGTATCGCCCACGTTCATTGCGGAACAGATGAGCGCTGTCCTGAGCGACATTGGGGCCGACGCCGTTAAAATTGGTATGCTGCATTCGGCCGAAGTCATCGAGCAAGTGGCTAAAACCCTGGTTCAGTTTGGCGTAAAAACCATTGTCCTTGACCCGGTTATGGTTGCCAAAAGTGGCGATAAGCTCTTACAGGACGAAGCGGTCGATGCGCTCAAAACGCATCTGCTTCCCATCGCATCCGTTATCACACCCAATTTGCCCGAAGCCAGTGTGTTATTGGGTCGACCCGTCGAAACGTTTGCCGAGATGGAGCAGGCGGCTATTGATCTGAGCACCCTGTGTCCGGGCGCGATTCTGGTAAAAGGCGGTCATTTGCCCACAGCCGAAAGCACCGATTTACTATACCTCTCCCCCAGCGAACAACATTGGTTTCCAACGAGCCGAATCCAGACCGATAATTCGCACGGGACAGGGTGTACACTCTCCTCAGCTATTGCCGCCGGATTAGCCAAAGGTCTATCAGTTGTTGATGCGGTAGCTACCGCCAAAGATTACCTGACCCAGGCTCTCCGCGTGGGAGCTGTTTATAAACTGGGACATGGTCATGGGCCTGTCCACCATTTCTTCAACATTTGGCAATGA
- the tenA gene encoding thiaminase II codes for MKFTEQLWQEISPIYSAILTHGFVNELTLGSLPSSTFQYYIQQDALYLTDFSRALNQLAARATTPNDMLSFTQFAQNAILVERALHESYFTLYDIQPETAKMPACFAYINYLLATTSLQSVAVGAAAVLPCFWIYREVGNYIHQRASQQNPYRSWIDTYASEAFDQSVSQMLALTDQYAENASAAEREKMRDAFRVSSRLEWYFWNDAYTQNRWLV; via the coding sequence ATGAAATTTACTGAACAACTCTGGCAGGAAATAAGCCCCATCTATTCGGCTATTCTTACCCACGGTTTCGTAAACGAACTAACGCTGGGCAGTCTGCCCTCGTCCACGTTTCAGTACTATATTCAACAGGATGCGCTTTATTTAACAGATTTCAGCCGAGCTCTTAACCAACTGGCGGCACGGGCCACGACGCCTAACGACATGCTGTCTTTCACGCAGTTTGCCCAGAATGCGATTCTGGTTGAGCGAGCCCTGCACGAATCATATTTCACTCTGTACGATATTCAACCCGAAACGGCTAAAATGCCGGCCTGCTTTGCTTATATAAATTACCTGCTGGCAACAACTTCCCTCCAGTCGGTAGCTGTTGGTGCAGCTGCCGTTCTACCCTGCTTCTGGATTTATCGGGAAGTAGGCAACTATATTCACCAACGGGCTTCTCAGCAGAATCCTTACCGTAGCTGGATTGATACCTACGCGAGCGAAGCCTTTGACCAATCGGTTTCGCAGATGTTGGCCTTAACGGATCAATACGCGGAGAATGCCAGTGCGGCTGAACGGGAAAAAATGCGGGATGCGTTTCGGGTATCGAGCCGCCTAGAATGGTATTTCTGGAATGATGCTTATACTCAAAATCGCTGGCTCGTCTAA
- a CDS encoding pyridoxamine 5'-phosphate oxidase family protein — translation MDSINQQQPEKNHEDLSGSEAGKKIKELVDKSSTCYFCTKITTGEPLKTRPMSVQKVDEAGNFWFLSANDSHKNADIQTDNKVQLLFQGSDYSDFLSVYGLATISTDKELIKELWEPIVKTWFTEGVDDPRITAIKVETLEGYYWDNKHGNAVAFVKMAAGAIMGKTLDDSIEGKLSV, via the coding sequence ATGGATAGCATCAATCAACAGCAACCCGAAAAGAATCACGAAGACCTGTCAGGCAGCGAAGCCGGAAAGAAAATAAAAGAGCTGGTCGACAAAAGCAGTACGTGTTATTTCTGCACGAAGATCACGACCGGCGAGCCTTTGAAAACCAGGCCTATGTCGGTGCAAAAAGTAGACGAAGCTGGTAATTTCTGGTTTTTAAGTGCCAATGACAGCCATAAAAATGCCGATATACAGACCGATAACAAGGTCCAACTGCTCTTCCAGGGGTCCGATTATTCGGATTTTCTGAGTGTATACGGGCTGGCGACCATCTCAACCGATAAAGAACTTATCAAGGAGCTTTGGGAGCCGATTGTCAAAACATGGTTTACCGAAGGCGTCGACGATCCGCGGATTACGGCCATAAAAGTAGAAACCCTGGAAGGCTATTACTGGGACAACAAACATGGCAATGCTGTGGCATTTGTCAAGATGGCCGCTGGTGCTATTATGGGTAAAACGCTGGACGACTCCATCGAAGGGAAGCTTAGCGTATAA